The following is a genomic window from Episyrphus balteatus chromosome 1, idEpiBalt1.1, whole genome shotgun sequence.
ttaatttttgtccaGATTGGTGGTCTAACAAATTAAACAGGTGTGAAGCGCTTATTAAACATAGGTAAATATCaactaaatacaattttaatttgttactaaACACGAATCGTAACGTATTTGAAGTCTGTCATTACTTCAAATATAAATAGATATTATTATGATCATAGCGGGAGAAGAATAATGACTGTGCTATTTGAGTTGATATAGAAATATTAGTTTGTCACTCTGTTTGTACAGTATAAATGTTTATCATCACTGTTATATCAAGCAACGAATACATATTGGCATAATCGTTCGTAAAttcacaaaacaattttaaaactgaaagctatccagaattttttttttaactacctaCAAAGAACAACAATTTTAGTTTACGTACCAAATTGATAGTAACAAAATAAGCCATGACTTGCAGTTTGCCTTGGTGACATATGTTTGATTATAAGTTTAAGCGTTTAAGCAAAAATaacgacaaaatttttttatcaaaaaaaaaaaaaaggaaacgatGAGTGATCCGAGAAAACCCATTAATACCGACATACAataattaaattcttaaaatgcgATAATATAGAACAGGAAAcacacaaatatctgaaaatgatgatgatgtcataaaaaaaattggaaattttggaAGCTGACTGACTCATTCATAAATTCATCATTGTATAGATTACACTTTAAAGCCTAATAAAGCTCCTCCTGTTGAGAAATGAAATAACATTCTAAAATCACATAGATTGTAACACAAAACTATatcgaaaactgaaattttgtattgcATCCGATTCATTGGATAGATTTGAACTATTTTCCATACATGCTTGTGcagttttagttttaatttgattaaatatgaaaaaactTATTAATTGATCGACCCCTACATTATTAGGCTTTTGAAATTATATAACAAAATTGGGTCAAATGTCTTAAAATTAAACATGATTGATATTTTGTACTAGTAACGTTCATTATTtgatttatggaaaaaaatactttgacaaaaatacaaatattttgacaaaaaaaaacaacatacaaaTGGACAAAGCTATTTTGGATATTTTGATGTTTCCCTTATGCCTTATTATTATTCTGCCACCCAGCGTTAAGCTTTTCCAGCAGCTCTTTTTTTGTTGCTATAGGGAAGACACTCCCAAAAGTGTTTTCTATTGAATTCATGCCCGGATAATGACCAAGTTACTTCAAAATGACTTGAGTCTCTTAATTTTATCGGAATTCGTATGAATATTGTTGCTTCGAGCCTCAAAAACCAGTTTCGAATTCGCGGAATCAATAAGTTCTTAAATAAACTTAATGAACCAGCTACTCTGAATTGTTCTGTTATTTTTTACAAACGCAACTGCTTTAAATCCAAGACTAAATTTTCCATTGATTAAGAAAAGGCTGGTGTGGCGGGATAAATTAAGGAATTCACGCTAATACCGATGTCGTGGCGTTTTATTAGGTTTTCTCTTTCGTGTTGTTTTTCAAATGGCTTCTTTCAGGGGGCCTATTACGTAATACGAGCGGCAAGTCAACGATAGAGAGCGATTATGTAAACCAAGAAAGTCAAAATAACcgacaaatatatttttttttaggctcACATGCATTCTACAAACAGACGCAATAATATTATGACAGCTAAACGATAACGATAGTCAAACGATAGGTAAATTGCAGTCGTAAagattaacgagtatcgttTAAGTTAAACAATTATCGTAAAACGTAGTCGCATTTTAACGAGAACGAAGTAGTTttaacgataatcgttttacaaaataggacCCAGCCCTATTCTGCGAATAAGAATAGTTTAAATgggagtaaaaatttaattttaagaaatagtttttcttcaaaatcacaaaaacgAACAGAAGCAGTCTGTACAACTTTTTCGACACGACAAATTTGTAGTCGATTTTCAAAACGATAGAAGAGGAATAGATATCTTTTAAATTCTATATTCTAATAAAATTATCCTACAAattgttttatacaaaaattacagTGGACGTCCAAACGAATGATTATAATATTCGAGGTCATTCACTATATTGAGAGCGTTCGCCTTATCGAtcgacttttatttaaaaaaaaaatccaataattgatggataaatttatttataaatacgtTTTTCTACAGcttataagaaaattgaatgGTTCTGCtatttttgtattcatatttttaaaaaatcattcaaaacaaatcaattaACGACTTAATAAAAtgaatcggtgattgttaaaacaacataagtgagatttttttttcgtaggagAGACAAAACCCTTAAAATTTCCATGAGGTGGTCAAATTTTCAACGCATTGACAGTTTTAATACCTCAATTGACATTCCAAGGTTTAATATTGATTATTATAATATACAAATCCTTAGtctatttaaaattatagaGGTTTTGGtctcacattaaaaaaaaaataaaaaaatcacttatgttgttttagCAATCATCGATTCAAATACCCCTGATGAAGTCGAGAAATTACGACGAAACAAAGGGAAAAAgtatgaaatacaaatttttatttgcaaagaGGCGGAAGGAAGTGGCCAAAAAAgcccgattcaacataaacacccgtattctgctattcgattcacgtgaattgAAGTATTTCCTTCCTTTACCACGTCAACATGGCAAAACGTTGTTTCCGtctgttttagaaattttaaggAAAAGCAAATTGTTTAAGTTCGATTTTAACCCCCAtttaaacgcttcttatttTACTGGCTGAACAGAATGGAAATTCGCTTGTGGCAAAGAAAAACGCcgtggtacaagatgtcaaataaaatcgctcaaaatgtagaaaagatgaacagaattatgtggcgcgctaaaatgtcaattgccttgaaaaaaaataattttaactgagcAACCACATTtgaaacgtcaaaagtcattgcgcttgtagcttgaagtaaaagtcgactcgacttgtaccacagcgaatttgCTTGCCACAGCCACATctacgtattctggcaccaatatactaatttcatactttttaactttgacagcgacacaagacaCAAGCCACAGACACACATTCTGGTCTACCAGTTAGACTTTCatgtgaatcgaatagcagaatacggccagtaaataaactttttaatgttatgaaaatatttgtctctatcattttttcTTCATATCAGTAACGCGTCTCGATCAAGGATTGTaatcaactttgttttgaacCCAAAAATCGATTGTTTAACTGCTAAAATACAATTATTCTCAAATTCTTAGTAAAGATATTTGTTCATTTGTACATTTGTTTTCTAGTATCAGATCCAAGTTAAAGTTTCAAATAGAATGCTTTTATTGAGTCAAAACATagataaaatttcaataaataaacaGTGCTAACGCTTTCCACTTGAaagataattattttaaatttaaattttaatcaaaaaatccgATCTAATCGGATAGCAGAATACCTACATAGATTAAGCGTTGTGTGAGTtacaaacttataaaagataggTATTATTTGTCgtacaacaaattaaaaaataaagccTAAACTGATCAAGTAGATAAAAGAATATTGGCAAGTCATTGCCTTTAATTTGCGATTTTAAAGATAAACTTGCTAAGGTCATTTCAATGCTTTtgatttactttaaaataattgccAATCCCCCTCCCCTCACCTACTTTTGTtctcttaaaaaatgtttgctaaAAAAATGGCAAACAACCACGCCCATGGAATGTCCAGTTAATAATCCCCCAAGGCTTCCTAAAAAAACCCAATcatcataaaaaaatctaaaaataaaacactgaTTCATATATGCAACTTTTATGTTGTGAAATGATTTGATTTGCAAGTACACaagtaaattgaatgaaataaaagaaaaaacagtaGGAACTTACAATGGTCTATCGATTTCAACATGAACAAAGTGACTCTTTTCAGCTGATTTTTCTACAGCTTCTGTAATAACTGGTTCAGCtgtaaaaagtttatttataataaattcaaattaatttgacTGATATAATTTCATTACCTTTTACACAATATGGGCACCAACTTTTACCATTTTCATCCTTGTTACCACTAAATAGCACATGAATTGGTTCACCAGAAGATTCTAATCCTTCAACCAATTTGGTGAATTCTTCATAATTTTCAGCGTGATGTTTGATAACCATTTTGTTAGTTAAATTACTTGATATCTTCCTGATATCACAAAACAATCTAATAAACTTCGTCTTTGCTGATTTTATACAACCTAGCcgggaattaaaaattttttaatttttatatgtattataattttatatgaTTCGATAAGAATTTTGACGTTTTGGATTTGTTGGCAGAACCGCCATAAAATATTGGTGTGAAAAATATACAGCGGCTGTAGAGTATGTTCACAGAGTTGGTACATGTGAATCTAacataaataaagaatttcacaATGTGctctatttaaaattaaatatgcagaccattcaatatttatttgctttcCCACTGCTTTTATTggataatttttgtattctaaaaatgtaaataaatagttaagaaatttcaatttatttcattatttgttgCAGCGCTAACAAATGTTGTATtcattttaaagtttatttttaagcggtcactgtggcgtatgtggaatattttttttaaaacaaatttttgttggttAATAGCCTGGGACcgaatcacggcacacgattacgatcatacgttaacgctTTGACTATTGCTGTCTCTAATTTTGAGGGGGGGCCGagatagaacacaaaaaaaaagctttgaaattcaagGGTTTCCTGTGTTCGGCCCCCTTTtgttgataaaagtttaaaaaatggaaaaaaatagatacatttttgaatcaTTTGATGTTATTActtattaatattcaaaattgtttctaaattcataaaaaaaacaaaaatttaaataaaaaaacattcaatttatttaagtttgacCTAATAAAGTCAAAGACCGCAGATAGGAAACTAGATGgccgaaaataggaaacaaaggccGCATTTAGGAAAATCGAActtctttttacaaaaactttacctaataaattatttttggaacaattacctattaacttttttttaactgtccagaaaaagaaataaataaacttcatttttttcaagaattattttaacatgttgatatttgacgtttctgtgctttattttatgagaaaaaaatccttaatgACACAAGGGtcatgagataatttcgcaaatcaTCTCATTTTGAACGTCAAATCGTAAaggaaattattttataattcatGGTAGAAAGATATAGTTAGCCTTATCACCAATTCCATTCGCATCGAAAATTATCACAAAGTCGATCTTTGTGAAGTTTTCCGATCTTTGCGAAAGATTCCATACGGAATCCGTGAttgttttttcgggaatcgtagcAAATAACCGATACGAATGTAGTTCGTGATAAGGCCTACAGTAACTTTACGTTTCTTATGTAAAGGAAGTAAAAAGGTGAATTTTTTACCGAGTGCTTATCTTTTTCAGTGGAAAGAAAGCACTTCTTATACGAACATATTTAAACCGGTGATTTCTGTGCATCGATGTTTGCTGGGTTGCATTTCAAATGGAACCAATACATTCAAATTTGGAGTTATGCTCAAACCATTCGAAATGCTCAGACGAATAAATGCGTTTTAAAGGTCTAAAGTACCTATACCATATAAACAATTGATCTaagtaaaaatacattttcaacgACATAAATATGACTCATTGTTATTGGTTTCAGGGCACAAATTACCATTGTCCTTTTGATCACATCTACGATTTAAGTTATTATCGATGGgcgaaatttttttacttgtacTTGTCTTcattaacatttattttatacGTTATACTATACTGCCTTTAACTTCTATAGCAAAGAAAGCCAGAAACTTCAAATATTTCAGCTTCTAAGCATAAGTAGTTGCTGAGATATAGAGCttcaaaatcacaaaaaacGTAATTGACTGACTCACTCAGTCACAGATCACCAAAATTATGAAGCACATTTGGTATACCAAGAGGGCGTTCCTATTTTCTTTGCAAGAATGTGATACGTTATGGAGCATTTATGATTGCTGTTGAATCTTAAAACTTGGTTAAATGAAAGAGATgatgttaaatttaataaacaaatttaaaattagagATTTTCCATTCAGGAGGCGTGACAGCCCCCCATTTGCATTTTCAAACGTTATGCAGCACTTTCAAACGtaaaatcttgaaacttggtagaattatAGAGCTCGTATTAATACAATggaatcatttaaaaatttgagattttataCCCAGGGGACTTTAACTATCCATATTATCTAAATTATTATCAAATACTATAAaggagcacttctgattatcgtagagtCTAGTAAATTGGTAGGACGGCAGCACTAAGCGCTATTTGCTGAATCGAAGCTTAATGTTCGTTACGAAAACATTAATGTTAAAAatgagccaagttctcctatgtttgAATCAAGTCTCGCATAAAAGCCACTAACATTATAAAGGGTACCAAGTTctcaaatttggtttaaaatgtcaatctataaaattttgattgttattCTTGGTaagttttcaaataacttcAGAAAATAGTCGTTTAGTGAGAAATTGCTAAGcaaataatacaaattaatcaatttaaactttcaactaaattttaaaacttggttCCCTTTATTTCTCACATCTCAGCCTTTTcaaacataggagaacttggcacggtttttaatatttatgtttttgctGAGATAATGCGTTTAACAAGAAAGAAACAATATTAAACTTAAAAGATTACCCGAATGAAAACAActtgttataaatttattcGGCATCCGTTGGTAAAACATTCGTTATCacagttttaaaaaagaaaaaaaaaaaaacaaacaaatattatactattttaaaatcttataaatattttttttttatctagctatttatttagtttttctttttcttcttatcAACGTTTAAGCCTTGTGAGTCCTGATACTGTCTTATAAGTTGTTCTTGAACATCGGGTAGACAAGGCGAATATCTGCTGTATTCCATTGTAAATTCACCTTTGCCTTGTGTACTTGATCTgcaagaaaaaaatgatttttaatagaACATGGAAGCATAACATTTCCAACTCACCTTAGTTCACCAGCATAGCCAAACATATCATTTAATGGTACCTCAGCATAAACAGTAAACCAACCCTCAGCACCGTCTGTACCAGTGATAATACCATGTCTCTTGCTCAATTGTCCCATAACAGCTCCTTGGAATTCTTCTGGGGCAGCAACTTCAACTAACATAATTGGTTCGAGAATTTGCCAAGCACCCGATGCAAACACTTCTTTAACGGCTCCATGAGCAGCCAACATGAATGCCAATTCACTTGAATCAACAATATGATGTCCACCGTCTGTTAGTCTAAATTTAATACCTGCCAACTTGTGACCACTCAACATGCCCTTCTCAGACATTTCTCGGAAACCCTTTTCCACACCAGGAATAAATTGCTTGGGTACATTGGTACCAACTGTTTCGTCAGCAAATTCTAATTGTGTATTCTTTGCTGGTGGAAGTGGTTCCATGATACCAATAACGCGGGCATATTGTCCTGATCCTCCAGATTGTTTTTTATGCAGATAATCAAATTCACATGGACCAACTAATGTTTCACGGAATGCTACTTTCGGTTTGCCTAGAGTTACCGGACAACCATATTCTCGTTCCATTCGTTGGGCATAGATCTCCAAGtgaagttcaccttaaatttaaaaaaatataatatatatatttaaaataagctAACATACGTGACTGATATAAAGTAAGATTTAAAGTGCCTCAAGAGTCATTATTATCTGACAAAATATACACCATAAAGTAAAATTACCCCAAAAACATCATAAGTCAAGCCTACGATTCAAGTGCCATGAAATAAGGCCAAgtgaaataaaactaaatttcaaaaatacacctgatttcatttttcaaaagcgAAATAAAGCCGCAATTTTTAACAGTTTGATTGATTTTTAGAAACAAGACCAACTTGGtcttatttttctttaacaaatcgAAAAATAATCAATTTAGGATTTTTATAACAttccaacattaaaaaaaaagtcttcaaaaactGGTCTTATCTCAGTTCCTCAAAAGTAAAAGCAAAACAACACAATAATTTAACATAAAATTGGTATcccaaaaattttttacatgAACCTAGGTcgtatttttgagttttttttttttcaaataccgaTTTAAATAGATATTCCATGTATTATTACTTCGCAAATACCGAGCAAaaactaattacactggtcaacaatgtttttgttatagacaccaagatatacttttctataggttttttgggtgcttcgaatccgaagtcagaacaattctaccacatcacgtttttgagataatcccgttagaaaatcgaaaatgccgcttttttaccagttttcgagattatttcttagcttttggttatttgttttaaataaatttgtaacggtttctaatagaactaaatgttgtctttctaaatccgtttaaatctattaaaaatctcttatcttctttgagaaatctgaaattgaaatcaacgtgtttggtatatctcatatttatttgcttttaatagtaaatctcgaaatgttctttgccaatcgcttccaaattttgacacaacgtttcatttacattccagtaagttcttatcttgtttttaacaagaaaaaaaattatatttttctcactagtaattatttagtataagtatctgacacggtcacgctttgatgtatctcactgcgattcaccaccttcgcaaatataaaaacttgcaagattctaaatggaacgttgtgtcaaaatttgaaagcgattggcaaagaacttttcgagattcgctattaaaagtaaataaacatgagatataccaaacacgttgatttcaatttcagatttctcaaagaagataagagatttttaaaagatttaaacggatttagaaagacaacatttagttctattagaaaccgttacaaatttatttaaaacaaataaccaaaagctaagaaataatctcgaaaactggtaaaaagcggcattttcgattttctaacgggattatctcaaaaacgtgatgtggtagaattgttctgacttcggattctagcTCAGCACaaacaaatcctatagaaaagtataccctggtttctgtaacaaaaaaaaagtttaattttgttgaccagtgttataggCCTATGTATCGAAATggaaaattcataaatttttagtATATGGAACCTAAAAGAAGAACCTCATCGAAGaagaaccaacaaaaaaattctgataTCATTCAGAATTCGGTCTGGGAGAATCAGGCAATATTCGTAGAGGGCTCCAAACGCATGTGAGCTCAATAAGTAGCAAAATACTAAAAAGATGGGATCGAAGTGGACTAAATCTGCATATGGATGGAAAGCAAACAGAAAGTTTTATAGAAAGTGTTTCATCAACCAGCTCAGATGCGAATAGGGGAAGGCTCCAAAAACTATTCGAAGAATTCACAAAAAACTGAAGAATTGGTTGACTCAAAGCGAAAATCGCACTTGCGGAGATCAGCTGGGAAAATAAATGCACCTAATTTAATGAAGGAGCCCAGAAAAAGGAGAGAAAAATAACTTCACCGGAAGAAGCCCTCACattttagtatgaaaaaaacttaatgCAAATGTACTGCAAActgattaaatttgttttcaagaaaaaaaaaaacacacaacttATAAACATTGAAGAGCAAGAAATGCAAGAACAAATTAATAAAGACAGCGAACTTACTGCTAAATGGTAAAATAACCCATTGCAAACCTGATCTTCTTTTTAAATGGTGGCAAAGTTTGTATTGAAttgtattataaaaataaatatttgtggaGTCACTTTGAGAGAAATGAACACCGAAAATAATTCATCGAGAGAACCACATGGAAAAATGTTCAACTTTGGTATTTAACTTTTGCATTCTGGGATTCGGGATTTGAATGTCTCTTGCACATATCCTATAATTTCGGAATGAAAAAGTGGCAGACTCCAAACTATTCGCTACAACGAGAAAAAAAGTCTTCTATCTTTATTTCCGGAAGGAAAAACATGACAAAGCAAATGAAATTCCATTGATGGCAACAATGtaggaaagttttttaaaaatccagatATAACTTAAGTAACACTGAAGTCCATCATTTTCGAGTTTTAGTTGAAGTGTTATATAAATGAGGATGATCTCTACTGAGAACTGAGTTGTAAAGACTAGATACTGAGCTTTTTGTAGGACCATTGATTTCACTTCTTGTTCGTTTCGATCGATAAATCTTTAAAACTGTAGAGGGTAACTTAAATAGGAGTAAAGCGCTATAGGTATGTCGAATTTCTTTCAACCACTTGCAGTCGCTACTAAAATCGCTACTAAAGTCGATACTATTTGATTGTTtaggaaattaaaaaagggaGCAATCTCTTTTTGTGAATGTATTTGTGTTCAAGTGACCGATGAAAAACAATAGAATATACAAAAATTCATAGTAAGaacaaaacaacgtaaaatttgtttattttgttcactaaaaatgatttatatttcacaaataaacaaaaattggctcTTGTTCTTCATTTCgttacaaaatttaactttggtTTGTCGttttgcatttgaaaaaattgtagtgTGTGTGAAAATCTGTGTAAATCCGTCTCAAAAAAGAGATTTTAAAAGAATCGATTCTTCGGGAAAAAGCAGAGAATTTGTTTTCATTGGaattcatttaaggaaaaagtagcgaccgcaagtcgactgcagatcgaatttttggttgTTTGAATTCTACATTAAATTATTTCACAACAAATAAATAATCACAGCGTAGATGAGTAGCAATGAAAAAACCGCCTACAAATGCCAACAATGATCACAAAAGTACTATGTCCGGCAGAAGTTATAGAAGAAGACAGAATACTTATATGTTCGTTCTCCGATCCAAACATGTTTATTTCGGCCTTTATTTGAATGCAACATCGCTTCCCAAATTCAAATATTTGGTTCAGTGATCAATAATGAAGCATCTTGTGATGGAGGGTAGATGAAATGGCAAGTTCTACACGGCAGTTATTTGCCTCAGCATTACAACAATTTACAAATGAATGGGAGTAAATTGACGGCAGCTGAGACTAAGATTCTTCCCAAGAAAGCAGGAGTAATAAAGCTTGATCAAATAAGAAGCAAGGACATCCGAGGACCCTCCACGGCAAAAAAGAAGGAAGCCTTCATGTAAAAAATACCagctttcaaaaaatagaaCGCGATCGACTCATTTGGTTTTGCCAAGTTCAAAGGAGAGATTCTAGGAACTTTGAAAAGAAGTTAATATCATACAACGATCAAACAAGACCGCGAAAATTAGAAAGATAGGTCTAAAAACTCTTGGTACAAACAAATGTAAAAAGGTGGAGTCGATGTAGTGCTTCACTGCTGTTCTGCAGGTGTGGGTTCGAGTCCTCTCTTCTCTTTCTTTCTATTCTTTTTAACTAGTGCCGTGcaatatgcatttaaaagaccttaggtcttacagacacatagttaaaattattattaaaaaaaaaaaaaacgccaggCTTGCCGCTGATTTCTGAGGACAACCAAGTTAACCCCAAAGGCTGATGTAAAGCAGATAATGGAAACGAatcaaaactaatttaaattatatggtgatataaatgatattttatcttaataaatataatttacttcatagtaaattgaattgaattaaatCAAACAcaataattaaagtaaaaacttaaaaaaatcaactcacCCATTCCCGAAACCAGTGTCTCCTTAACATCCGGATCATAAGCAAACGTAAAAGTAGGATCTTCTTTCGTAAATCTTGCAACAGCTTTAGCAAAATTATCTCTATCTTTAGGATTATTTGGTTTAATAGCCATCGAAACAACAGGTTCCGGTACAAACATCGATTCCATTGATATATTCAATTTAATATCCGTTACAAAAGTATCACCACTAGCACAATCTACACCAAACAATGCAAATATATCACCAGCATAAACTTCATTAACATCTTCCATTTGATTTGAATGCAATCGTACAAGTCGTGCAATTCGCACTTTACGTTTAGTACGAGTATTGAAGATACTATctcctttttttaaaactccTTGATAACATCTCAAGTAGGTCAACTGGCCGAATCGACCTGCTTCCAATTTGAATGCCAAACCAACAAATGGACTTTTTCCATCCCTCGCTGGACTAAGTATAATCTTGCCAGGTTCTTCACCTTCTTTTTCAACCAATGCAAGATTCTCAACCTCACCTGGATTAGGCAAGAAATCAATAACTGCATCTAACAAAGGTTGAACACCTTTGTTTTTTAAAGCTGTTCCAACTAAAACTGGAGTAAAGGTTCGCTTGATACAAGACCGACGCAAAGCACCTTTAATATCATCTTCAGTTGGAGTTTTCTCTTCGAGAAACAACTCCCCGAGTTTGTCATCGACATTCGACAAGTGTTCAATCAACTCTTGTCGACGTTCGTTGGCTTCAGTCGCCATATCTTTAGGAATCTCATCATAACGCAACTCAGTTCCAGTTGGACCTTCGAAATAAATTGCCTTCTCACCGACTAAATCAATGATTCCTTGGCAATTTGATTCCAAACCAATTGGAAGCTGAATAAAAGCAGCGTTATGATTCATTTTCGAACGCATTTGAGACAAAACTCGATACGGGTTTGAGCCTAATCGATCGAGTTTATTAATAAAAGCTAAACAAGGAACGTTATAACGTTTCATTTGACGATTGACAGTCAGAGTCTGACTCTGAACTCCGCCAACAGCGCAGAGAACGAGTACAGCTCCATCGAGAACTCGAAGAGCTCTTTCAACTTCGACTGTGAAATCGACATGACCAGGAGTATCAATTATATTGATGTTATTGTCTTTCCACATTGTATATGTGGCTGCCGATTGAATTGTGATACCTCGCTGTCTTTCCAATTCCATGGAATCCATTGTAGCTCCAACATTGTCTTTGCCTCTAACTTCGTGCATGTGAGCAATGCGACCAGTGTAAAAGAGGATTCGCTCGGTTAATGTGGTCTTGCCACTGTCAATATGAGCGGATATTCCAATGTTGCGTATTTTTTCGAGTGGTTTGTGTTCAGCGTATTTTGCATGTGAACAGTATGTCTAGAAGGAAGATGGGGAATTGCATAACATTGAACACATTCCCGGGAGTTTTATGAATGATAAATTACTTACTTTTTGTAGACCACTGATGGCATTGATTCGAAATGAATTGTATTTGAGGA
Proteins encoded in this region:
- the LOC129907086 gene encoding elongation factor G, mitochondrial; amino-acid sequence: MVTRVITNNVFLKYNSFRINAISGLQKTYCSHAKYAEHKPLEKIRNIGISAHIDSGKTTLTERILFYTGRIAHMHEVRGKDNVGATMDSMELERQRGITIQSAATYTMWKDNNINIIDTPGHVDFTVEVERALRVLDGAVLVLCAVGGVQSQTLTVNRQMKRYNVPCLAFINKLDRLGSNPYRVLSQMRSKMNHNAAFIQLPIGLESNCQGIIDLVGEKAIYFEGPTGTELRYDEIPKDMATEANERRQELIEHLSNVDDKLGELFLEEKTPTEDDIKGALRRSCIKRTFTPVLVGTALKNKGVQPLLDAVIDFLPNPGEVENLALVEKEGEEPGKIILSPARDGKSPFVGLAFKLEAGRFGQLTYLRCYQGVLKKGDSIFNTRTKRKVRIARLVRLHSNQMEDVNEVYAGDIFALFGVDCASGDTFVTDIKLNISMESMFVPEPVVSMAIKPNNPKDRDNFAKAVARFTKEDPTFTFAYDPDVKETLVSGMGELHLEIYAQRMEREYGCPVTLGKPKVAFRETLVGPCEFDYLHKKQSGGSGQYARVIGIMEPLPPAKNTQLEFADETVGTNVPKQFIPGVEKGFREMSEKGMLSGHKLAGIKFRLTDGGHHIVDSSELAFMLAAHGAVKEVFASGAWQILEPIMLVEVAAPEEFQGAVMGQLSKRHGIITGTDGAEGWFTVYAEVPLNDMFGYAGELRSSTQGKGEFTMEYSRYSPCLPDVQEQLIRQYQDSQGLNVDKKKKKN
- the LOC129907089 gene encoding thioredoxin domain-containing protein 17, with the translated sequence MVIKHHAENYEEFTKLVEGLESSGEPIHVLFSGNKDENGKSWCPYCVKAEPVITEAVEKSAEKSHFVHVEIDRPFWKDLNCPFRKDPRTHLIFLPTLLRWKSPQRLDGERCSNADLVEMLLTDED